The Thamnophis elegans isolate rThaEle1 chromosome Z, rThaEle1.pri, whole genome shotgun sequence genome contains a region encoding:
- the LOC116522594 gene encoding olfactory receptor 5A2-like yields MENKTTVTEFLLLGLSDDPTTQVFLFLVFSSIYLITLVGNMIIILVIRADPQLHTPMYFFLINLSFLDICYSSVTVPKMLQNLLATKKTISLCGCIAQVFFFIFMIGTEIFLLSAMAYDRYAAICYPLRYSTIINHRLCIQMVLVAWLSGFLDSCVNTLFLTNLYFCGPSNITHFSCELPLLLQLSCTSTFANEMVILIFSMPLGFSALLLIIASYVRIVGSIVKINSAKGRQKVFSTCASHLTVVFLFCGTAFIRYMKPASGYSDTMDKLVSIQYSILTPMLNPIIYSLKNKDVKNALKKLFRK; encoded by the coding sequence ATGGAAAACAAAACTACTGTGACTGAATTTCTTCTTTTAGGACTTTCTGATGACCCAACAACCCAGGTTTTCTTGTTCCTGGTTTTTTCATCAATCTACTTAATAACCTTAGTAGGAAATATGATCATCATATTGGTAATAAGGGCTGATCCTCAATTACACACTCCAATGTATTTCTTTCTTATTAACTTATCATTTCTTGACATCTGCTATTCTTCTGTAACAGTTCCCAAAATGCTACAGAATCTCCTGGCTACTAAAAAGACAATTTCTCTCTGTGGCTGCATAGCTcaagtctttttctttattttcatgaTTGGAACAGAGATCTTCTTACTTTCGGCAATGGCGTATGATCGTTATGCTGCTATATGCTACCCACTGAGATACAGCACCATTATCAATCACCGTTTATGCATCCAAATGGTACTGGTTGCATGGCTGTCAGGTTTCCTGGATTCCTGTGTCAATACACTTTTTTTAACTAACTTATATTTCTGTGGTCCCAGTAACATTACCCATTTCAGCTGTGAGTTACCTCTGCTATTGCAGCTGTCTTGCACTAGTACTTTTGCCAATGAAATGGTCATTCTTATCTTTAGCATGCCATTGGGATTTTCTGCCCTTCTCCTAATTATAGCTTCCTATGTACGTATTGTTGGCTCTATTGTCAAGATAAATTCTGCAAAAGGAAGGCAGAAGGTATTCTCTACTTGTGCTTCCCACCTCACAGTAGTTTTCTTGTTTTGTGGGACTGCTTTCATTAGATACATGAAACCTGCCTCTGGCTATTCAGACACCATGGACAAGCTTGTGTCAATCCAGTACAGTATCCTAACCCCCATGTTAAACCCCATTATATACAGTCTGAAAAACAAAGATGTAAAAAATGCTCTAAAGAagctttttagaaagtga